A section of the Dehalobacter sp. DCM genome encodes:
- a CDS encoding site-specific integrase: MNSSFTALEESLCSRSSLQPVLDSVGVSEMIRAMENAPPNLLTAYFQEKAAEFTVRRENVTSFKLLQAAFTDKKQASRFYGTPIADVVKTIADIEFEKQKSLFRRENRQQLSVHNDIWQLFYLTGPNLRSNSYDFSKIHCVSLRLELKYFMLWYLQGRSDYRTPVLAAVIKGVNFLSSNNPGIHYFADISDVDARQLYNYLENDCLSKHGGRLSVKSVANTMRACGQIIDYLCGDMRDPSLRTPIPTGNPFAKYRFFNLDNMSRNTEIIPDPVAAAIEKHSHELSDTHRVLYSIFINTGLRLSEVVLLKEDCLAPSRFEGLMLLRYVPHKTLSARRKRGIGDTCEMLIPAFLSREITRQIKRTQSLREEYGEPYIFIVKNGSQRPSLPCGDGFCDAVNRLIAKHCITDENDHLWKLTTRQFRKTIAVMLVESGASMTELAYWLSHLSRKTSMKYYAEVRKKRLAEMNTSFFREKFDLLLNNEQLDQFSEEQRRLLFVDFRLEQRRVELGFCMRVFADGECRERSRTLSCVNCKNLCTGKPYLQYWIALRDSQRKLVDGLVESYREMGIADYQSYRQYQQEKALLDSYSDTVTKIEAAFGGGLYAK, from the coding sequence ATGAACTCCTCATTTACAGCATTGGAAGAATCACTGTGCTCTAGAAGCAGCCTACAGCCGGTACTGGATTCTGTCGGAGTATCGGAAATGATCCGGGCTATGGAAAATGCCCCGCCAAATTTGCTCACGGCATACTTTCAGGAGAAAGCAGCAGAATTTACTGTCAGGCGCGAGAACGTTACGAGTTTTAAGCTGCTCCAGGCCGCATTTACAGACAAAAAGCAGGCAAGCAGGTTTTATGGGACACCCATCGCTGATGTAGTTAAAACAATTGCTGACATCGAGTTTGAGAAGCAAAAATCACTTTTCAGGAGGGAAAACCGCCAACAATTGAGTGTCCATAACGATATATGGCAGCTGTTTTATCTAACCGGACCCAATTTGAGGAGCAACAGCTACGATTTCAGCAAGATCCATTGCGTCTCGCTGCGCTTGGAACTGAAATACTTTATGCTGTGGTACCTTCAAGGCCGTAGCGACTATCGGACCCCGGTTCTTGCTGCAGTAATCAAGGGAGTCAATTTCCTCAGCAGCAATAACCCAGGCATCCACTATTTCGCGGATATATCCGATGTGGATGCCCGTCAACTCTACAACTATCTGGAAAACGACTGCTTATCCAAGCACGGCGGCAGACTGTCCGTCAAGTCCGTTGCCAACACCATGCGTGCCTGCGGCCAAATCATAGACTACCTTTGCGGAGACATGCGTGATCCGAGCCTCCGGACACCGATACCGACGGGGAATCCATTTGCAAAGTACCGCTTTTTCAATCTGGACAACATGTCCAGAAATACTGAGATAATCCCCGACCCAGTAGCGGCGGCGATTGAAAAGCATAGTCACGAGTTAAGCGATACACACCGGGTTCTATACAGCATTTTTATCAATACCGGGCTGAGATTGTCGGAAGTCGTACTGCTGAAAGAGGACTGTCTGGCACCATCACGTTTTGAGGGGCTGATGCTCCTGCGCTATGTGCCGCACAAAACATTAAGCGCCCGGCGCAAGCGCGGCATCGGCGATACCTGTGAAATGCTGATCCCTGCTTTTCTGTCAAGAGAAATCACCCGTCAGATTAAGAGAACCCAAAGCCTGCGGGAGGAATATGGTGAGCCGTATATCTTCATTGTGAAAAATGGGAGCCAGCGTCCTTCGCTTCCCTGCGGTGACGGGTTTTGCGATGCGGTAAACAGGCTGATTGCGAAGCACTGCATTACTGATGAAAATGACCACCTCTGGAAGCTGACCACAAGGCAGTTCCGAAAAACCATTGCCGTCATGCTGGTCGAAAGCGGAGCATCCATGACGGAGCTTGCCTACTGGCTGAGCCATCTCTCACGCAAAACCTCAATGAAGTATTACGCCGAGGTTCGAAAGAAGCGGCTTGCTGAAATGAACACTTCCTTTTTTAGAGAAAAATTTGATCTTCTGCTTAACAACGAGCAGCTTGATCAATTCAGCGAAGAACAGCGGCGGCTCTTGTTTGTGGACTTCCGCCTTGAACAGCGCAGGGTTGAATTGGGATTCTGTATGCGCGTTTTTGCCGATGGAGAATGCCGGGAGCGCAGCCGTACGCTAAGCTGTGTAAACTGCAAAAATCTTTGTACAGGCAAACCGTATCTACAGTACTGGATAGCCCTGCGGGATTCCCAGCGCAAGCTCGTGGACGGGCTTGTTGAGTCCTACCGGGAGATGGGGATTGCGGATTACCAGTCATACCGGCAGTATCAGCAGGAAAAAGCGCTGCTTGATTCCTACTCGGATACCGTGACAAAAATCGAGGCAGCTTTTGGAGGTGGTTTGTATGCCAAGTAA